A window of the Lolium perenne isolate Kyuss_39 chromosome 7, Kyuss_2.0, whole genome shotgun sequence genome harbors these coding sequences:
- the LOC127315865 gene encoding uncharacterized protein: MSTPSSNPFADSSNPDPGQLRAVAITDHTYFYLLFREYNLRDHIDGTADLLACDADWLAIDATIIRWLFLTVSPDIFKTVVREGDDARTVWGKINGLFTNNKLQRVVFLQQEFFGTPQGDQTLDAYCLRLKAISDELQDLGFQIGDELLLSTLTAGLNEDLGNAASNLTLMTNPTFERAVDYLRLEERQLKGVRTRAVHTALWASGNSVLPHGGV, from the exons ATGTCAACCCCTAGCTCCAACCCCTTCGCCGACTCCTCCAACCCCGACCCCGGCCAGCTCCGCGCCGTCGCCATCACCGACCAT ACGTACTTCTACCTCCTCTTCCGCGAGTACAACCTGCGCGATCACATCGACGGCACCGCCGACCTCCTCGCCTGCGACGCCGACTGGCTggccatcgacgccaccatcatccgctggCTCTTCCTCACCGTCTCGCCGGACATCTTCAAGACCGTCGTTCGGGAAGGCGATGATGCCCGCACGGTGTGGGGAAAGATCAACGGCCTcttcaccaataacaagctccaaCGTGTTGTCTTTTTGCAGCAGGAATTCTTCGGCACACCCCAGGGCGATCAAACCTTGGACGCCTACTGCCTGCGCCTCAAGGCCATCTCCGACGAGCTCCAGGACCTTGGGTTCCAGATTGGCGACGAGCTCCTCCTCTCCACCCTCACCGCCGGCCTCAACGAGGACCTCGGCAACGCCGCCTCCAACCTGACCCTCATGACCAACCCTACGTTCGAGCGGGCGGTCGACTACCTCCGGCTGGAGGAACGACAGCTGAAGGGTGTGCGCACCCGGGCGGTTCACACCGCTCTATGGGCCAGCGGCAACAGTGTTCTCCCTCATGGCGgagtgtga